One Spiribacter halobius DNA segment encodes these proteins:
- the eda gene encoding bifunctional 4-hydroxy-2-oxoglutarate aldolase/2-dehydro-3-deoxy-phosphogluconate aldolase has product MTPTIAEVMGRAPVIPVLEIEDRAQAVPLARALVAGGLPVLEVTLRTGAALEAVAAIRREVPEALVGVGTVTRVGHCREAADAGASFLVSPGVTERLLAAAEAAGLGLLPGIATASEIILAGEAGLRHLKFFPAEANGGTAALRALRGPFPDVRFCPTGGVRPQNFLDYLSLPNVLCVGGSWLAPASALAAGDWDRITDLARQVSGERPRALAAGQPWDDDALSSVAGEEDPGAAAEDLRG; this is encoded by the coding sequence ATGACGCCGACAATTGCCGAGGTCATGGGCCGGGCGCCGGTTATTCCGGTGCTGGAGATCGAGGACCGGGCGCAGGCGGTGCCGCTTGCCCGCGCGCTGGTGGCGGGCGGACTGCCGGTGCTGGAGGTGACACTGCGCACCGGGGCCGCGCTGGAGGCGGTGGCCGCCATCCGGCGCGAGGTGCCGGAGGCGCTGGTGGGCGTCGGCACGGTGACCCGGGTCGGCCATTGCCGGGAGGCGGCGGACGCGGGGGCCAGCTTCCTGGTGAGCCCCGGCGTCACGGAGCGCCTGCTCGCCGCCGCCGAGGCCGCCGGCCTGGGACTGCTGCCGGGCATTGCCACGGCCTCGGAAATCATCCTCGCCGGCGAGGCCGGGCTGCGGCATCTCAAGTTCTTTCCGGCGGAGGCCAATGGCGGCACGGCCGCCCTGCGCGCCCTGCGCGGCCCGTTCCCGGACGTGCGCTTCTGCCCGACGGGCGGCGTTCGGCCCCAGAATTTCCTCGACTACCTGAGCCTGCCCAACGTCCTCTGCGTCGGCGGCAGCTGGCTCGCCCCGGCCTCGGCCCTGGCCGCGGGGGACTGGGACCGCATCACCGACCTCGCGCGCCAGGTCAGCGGCGAGCGCCCCCGCGCCCTGGCCGCCGGTCAGCCCTGGGACGACGATGCGCTTTCCTCGGTGGCCGGCGAGGAAGACCCCGGCGCCGCCGCCGAGGACCTGCGCGGCTGA
- the sufB gene encoding Fe-S cluster assembly protein SufB, with the protein MSASTETIEELTNRKYEAGFITDIEEDRAPPGLSEDTIRFISAKKGEPEWLLEWRLEAYRGWLEMKEPDWQYVHYDPIDFQAISYFAAPKRDEDRPQSLDEIDPKIKETYDRLGIPLHEQEMLAGVAVDAVFDSVSVATSYKEKLKEKGIIFCAISEAVQEYPELVQKYLGTVVPKGDNYFAALNSAVFTDGSFVYIPKGVRCPMELSTYFRINAANTGQFERTLIIAEEGSYVSYLEGCTAPMRDENQLHAAVVELVALDDAQIKYSTVQNWYPGDEYGKGGVYNFVTKRGLCAGKNSKISWTQVETGSAITWKYPSCVLKGDNSTGEFYSVAVTRHRQQADTGTKMIHMGKNTKSTIVSKGISAGEGQQVYRGLVRIAPTADNARNYSQCDSMLMSSTCGAHTFPYLDVQNTTAQLEHEATTSKIGEDQILYCTSRGISAEDAVSLIVNGFCKEVFRELPMEFAVEAQKLLEITLEDSVG; encoded by the coding sequence ATGTCCGCGAGCACTGAGACCATCGAGGAGCTCACCAACCGCAAGTACGAGGCGGGCTTCATCACCGATATCGAGGAGGACCGGGCGCCGCCGGGCCTCAGCGAGGACACCATCCGCTTCATCTCCGCCAAGAAGGGCGAGCCGGAATGGCTGCTGGAGTGGCGGCTGGAGGCGTATCGCGGCTGGCTCGAGATGAAGGAGCCGGACTGGCAGTACGTCCACTACGACCCCATCGACTTCCAGGCGATCTCCTACTTCGCAGCGCCGAAGCGCGACGAGGACCGGCCGCAGAGCCTCGACGAGATCGACCCGAAGATCAAGGAGACCTACGACCGACTGGGCATCCCCCTGCACGAGCAGGAGATGCTCGCCGGCGTGGCCGTGGACGCGGTGTTCGACTCGGTCTCCGTGGCGACCTCCTACAAGGAGAAGCTCAAGGAGAAGGGCATCATCTTCTGTGCCATCTCCGAGGCGGTGCAGGAGTACCCGGAGCTGGTGCAGAAGTACCTGGGCACGGTGGTGCCGAAGGGTGACAACTACTTCGCCGCCCTCAACTCGGCGGTATTCACCGACGGCTCCTTCGTCTACATCCCCAAGGGCGTGCGCTGCCCGATGGAGCTCTCCACGTACTTCCGCATCAACGCGGCCAACACCGGGCAGTTCGAGCGCACCCTGATCATCGCCGAGGAGGGCAGCTACGTCTCCTATCTGGAGGGCTGCACGGCGCCGATGCGCGACGAGAACCAGCTGCACGCCGCGGTGGTGGAGCTGGTGGCCCTCGACGATGCCCAGATCAAGTACTCCACGGTGCAGAACTGGTACCCGGGTGACGAGTACGGCAAGGGCGGCGTCTACAACTTCGTCACCAAGCGTGGCCTCTGCGCCGGTAAGAACTCGAAGATCTCCTGGACCCAGGTGGAGACCGGCTCCGCCATCACCTGGAAGTATCCGAGCTGCGTGCTCAAGGGCGACAACTCCACCGGCGAGTTCTATTCCGTCGCCGTGACCCGCCACCGCCAGCAGGCGGACACGGGCACGAAGATGATCCACATGGGCAAGAACACGAAGAGCACCATCGTCTCCAAGGGCATCTCTGCCGGCGAGGGCCAGCAGGTGTACCGGGGGCTAGTGCGCATCGCGCCGACGGCGGACAACGCGCGCAACTACTCGCAGTGCGACTCCATGCTCATGAGCTCCACCTGCGGCGCGCACACGTTCCCCTACCTGGACGTGCAGAACACCACCGCGCAGCTGGAGCACGAGGCCACCACCTCGAAGATCGGCGAGGACCAGATCCTCTACTGCACCTCCCGCGGCATCTCCGCGGAGGATGCGGTCTCGCTGATCGTCAACGGCTTCTGCAAGGAGGTCTTCCGCGAGCTGCCGATGGAGTTCGCCGTGGAGGCGCAGAAGCTGCTGGAGATCACCCTCGAGGACTCGGTGGGCTGA
- a CDS encoding SIS domain-containing protein — MSKANDAGVEVAESGGEYTLLGRVRALTPGLRRSERKVAELVLASPHALVDSPIAQVAQRAGVSEPTVVRFCRSLGYPGFQRFKLALARSLAVGVPYVLEGVSQDEPTEDLAAKVLDRHIATLLQARNHIAAAPLEAAIDRLAQAERIELYGHGASGVVAQDAQQKLMRLGIPVTAYCDAHVHGIAASVLGAGAVVIAISHTGRSQDLLASVATARERGATVIAITAPGSPLAERATVALFADVQEDTDTYMPMASRLAHLAILDILALGLALRRGPGLQGELRRGKRALRDKRLPE; from the coding sequence ATGAGCAAGGCCAACGACGCCGGCGTCGAGGTCGCGGAGTCCGGCGGCGAGTACACGCTGCTCGGGCGCGTGCGCGCCCTGACCCCCGGCCTGCGGCGCTCGGAGCGCAAGGTGGCCGAGCTGGTACTGGCGAGCCCCCATGCGCTGGTGGACTCCCCCATTGCCCAGGTGGCCCAGCGTGCCGGGGTAAGCGAGCCCACCGTCGTGCGCTTCTGCCGCAGCCTGGGCTATCCCGGCTTCCAGCGCTTCAAGCTGGCCCTCGCCCGCAGCCTCGCGGTGGGCGTGCCCTACGTACTGGAGGGGGTGAGCCAGGACGAACCCACCGAGGATCTCGCGGCCAAGGTCCTGGACCGCCATATCGCGACCCTGCTGCAGGCACGCAACCACATCGCCGCGGCGCCGCTGGAGGCCGCCATCGACCGGCTGGCACAGGCCGAGCGGATCGAGCTCTACGGCCATGGTGCCTCGGGCGTGGTGGCCCAGGATGCCCAGCAGAAGCTCATGCGCCTGGGAATCCCCGTCACCGCCTACTGCGACGCCCACGTTCACGGCATCGCCGCCAGCGTCCTCGGCGCAGGCGCGGTGGTGATCGCGATCTCCCACACCGGCCGCAGCCAGGACCTGCTGGCGAGCGTCGCCACGGCCCGGGAACGCGGTGCCACGGTCATCGCCATCACCGCCCCCGGCTCGCCGCTGGCGGAACGGGCCACGGTGGCGCTGTTCGCCGACGTGCAGGAGGACACGGACACCTACATGCCCATGGCCTCCCGCCTGGCGCATCTGGCGATCCTGGATATCCTCGCCCTCGGCCTGGCCCTGCGCCGGGGCCCCGGGCTGCAGGGGGAGCTGCGCCGCGGCAAACGCGCGCTGCGCGACAAGCGGCTGCCGGAGTAG
- a CDS encoding SUF system Fe-S cluster assembly regulator, with amino-acid sequence MIRINRETDYGIGVLTLMARAPEQRYNAARLAEERGLPQPMVSKILKHLARAGLLVSYRGAKGGYGLARSPEAISVAEIIGVLEGPIALTDCVEDGPDACQYGSHCNVSAVWNRINGVVQDALSRISLAEMSAADSNGAEIDSNVHPLEFTGVRHVREH; translated from the coding sequence ATGATCAGGATCAACCGCGAAACCGACTACGGCATCGGCGTGCTCACGCTCATGGCCCGGGCCCCGGAGCAGCGCTACAACGCGGCGCGACTGGCCGAGGAGCGGGGGCTGCCACAGCCGATGGTGAGCAAGATCCTCAAGCATCTCGCCCGGGCCGGGTTGCTGGTCTCCTACCGCGGAGCCAAGGGCGGCTACGGCCTGGCCCGCTCCCCGGAGGCGATCAGCGTCGCCGAGATCATCGGCGTGCTGGAGGGGCCCATTGCCCTGACCGACTGCGTCGAGGACGGCCCCGATGCCTGCCAGTACGGCAGTCACTGCAACGTGAGCGCCGTCTGGAACCGGATCAACGGCGTGGTGCAGGACGCCCTGTCCCGCATCAGCCTTGCCGAGATGTCCGCCGCCGACAGCAACGGCGCGGAGATCGACAGCAACGTTCATCCCCTGGAGTTCACCGGAGTGCGTCATGTCCGCGAGCACTGA
- the zwf gene encoding glucose-6-phosphate dehydrogenase, translated as MEQLSPFDIVLFGGTGDLSLRKLLPALYRRHRAGQLPEDGRIIATARTPMSREAFLDRVHDSYRERLDADELNETEWRRFAERLAFVPVDATDSHSYAQLAEALAGRDGRCRVFYLAVAPGLFVDICRNLQANDLVTPRSRVVLEKPLGHDLASARAISEQIGAIFPEEAIYRIDHYLGKETVQNLIALRFGNTLFEPLWRREWVRDVQISVAEQVGVAGRAGFYDRTGALRDMVQNHLLQLLCIIAMEPPTSIEADAVRDEKLKVLRALTRLEGRSALQNTVRGQYRAGAIGGQPVPGYLDEDGVDEDSRTETFVAIKAEIANWRWSGVPFYLRTGKRLQERNAEIVVNFREVPHSIFDVTYGTGLPNKLVIQLQPDEGLRLHLMAKARGDQMRLRPAALDLDFAETFKQRQADAYERLLMDVLRGRLTLFMRRDELYAAWEWIEPILEAWNQAADAPKPYTAGTWGPAASSALLGREGASWHEEA; from the coding sequence GTGGAACAGCTATCCCCCTTCGACATCGTCCTCTTCGGCGGCACCGGTGATCTGTCCCTGCGCAAGCTGTTGCCGGCTCTCTACCGTCGGCATCGGGCCGGCCAGCTGCCTGAGGACGGCCGCATCATCGCCACCGCGCGCACGCCGATGAGCCGGGAGGCCTTCCTAGATCGGGTCCATGACAGCTACCGGGAACGCCTCGACGCCGACGAGCTGAACGAAACCGAGTGGCGGCGCTTCGCCGAGCGGCTCGCCTTCGTGCCGGTGGATGCGACCGACAGCCACAGCTACGCGCAGCTGGCCGAGGCGCTGGCCGGCCGTGACGGGCGCTGCCGGGTGTTCTACCTGGCGGTGGCACCGGGGCTGTTCGTGGACATCTGCCGGAATCTGCAGGCCAACGATCTGGTCACGCCGCGATCCCGCGTCGTGCTGGAGAAGCCCCTCGGCCACGACCTGGCCTCGGCGCGGGCGATCAGCGAGCAGATCGGCGCGATCTTCCCCGAGGAGGCGATCTACCGGATCGACCACTATCTCGGCAAGGAGACGGTGCAGAACCTCATTGCGCTGCGCTTCGGCAACACGCTGTTCGAGCCCCTGTGGCGGCGCGAGTGGGTGCGCGACGTGCAGATCAGCGTCGCCGAGCAGGTCGGCGTCGCCGGCCGCGCGGGGTTCTACGACCGCACCGGCGCCCTGCGCGACATGGTGCAGAACCACCTGCTGCAGCTGCTCTGCATCATCGCCATGGAGCCGCCCACGAGCATCGAGGCGGACGCCGTGCGCGACGAGAAGCTCAAGGTCCTGCGCGCCCTGACCCGTCTCGAGGGCCGCAGCGCCCTGCAGAACACGGTGCGCGGCCAGTACCGCGCCGGCGCCATCGGCGGCCAGCCGGTGCCCGGCTACCTGGACGAGGACGGCGTCGACGAGGACAGCCGCACCGAGACCTTCGTCGCCATCAAGGCGGAGATCGCCAACTGGCGGTGGTCCGGGGTGCCCTTCTACCTGCGCACCGGCAAGCGGCTGCAGGAGCGCAACGCGGAGATCGTGGTCAACTTCCGTGAAGTGCCCCATTCCATCTTCGACGTCACCTACGGCACCGGGCTGCCCAACAAGCTCGTTATCCAGCTGCAGCCGGACGAGGGCCTGCGCCTGCATCTCATGGCCAAGGCCCGGGGCGACCAGATGCGCCTGCGCCCGGCGGCGCTGGACCTGGACTTCGCCGAGACCTTCAAGCAGCGCCAGGCGGACGCCTACGAGCGCCTGCTGATGGACGTGCTGCGCGGGCGGCTGACGCTGTTCATGCGGCGCGACGAGCTGTACGCGGCCTGGGAGTGGATCGAGCCGATCCTTGAGGCCTGGAACCAGGCGGCGGACGCGCCCAAGCCCTATACCGCCGGCACCTGGGGGCCGGCCGCCTCCAGCGCCCTGCTCGGCCGCGAGGGTGCCAGCTGGCACGAGGAGGCCTGA
- the sufC gene encoding Fe-S cluster assembly ATPase SufC, producing MALLEIRNLHVSVEGTEILKGIDLSMDTGQVHAIMGPNGSGKSTLAKVLVGDEAYEVTEGQVLFEGEDLLEMDPEVRARVGVFLGFQYPVEIPGVSNTYFLKAAVNAIRKHHGKDEMDAMEFLQLVKERAKTVKLDETLLQRPVNEGFSGGEKKRNEIFHLSVLEPKLAILDETDSGLDIDALRIVADGVNNMRGPERGFLVITHYQRLLNYIVPDVVHVLVDGRIVQTGDKTLAEELERKGYEGYEEAAA from the coding sequence ATGGCACTGCTGGAGATTCGCAATCTGCACGTCTCGGTGGAGGGCACCGAGATCCTGAAGGGCATCGACCTCAGCATGGACACCGGGCAGGTGCACGCCATCATGGGGCCGAACGGCTCCGGCAAGAGCACGCTCGCCAAGGTCCTGGTGGGCGACGAGGCCTACGAGGTGACCGAGGGGCAGGTGCTCTTCGAGGGCGAGGACCTGCTGGAGATGGACCCGGAGGTGCGCGCCCGGGTCGGCGTGTTCCTCGGCTTCCAGTACCCGGTGGAGATCCCGGGTGTCTCCAACACCTACTTCCTCAAGGCGGCGGTGAACGCCATCCGCAAGCATCACGGCAAGGACGAGATGGATGCGATGGAGTTCCTGCAGCTGGTCAAGGAGCGGGCGAAGACCGTCAAGCTCGACGAGACCCTGCTGCAGCGCCCGGTCAACGAGGGCTTCTCCGGCGGCGAGAAGAAGCGCAACGAGATCTTCCACCTCTCGGTGCTGGAGCCGAAGCTGGCGATCCTCGACGAGACCGACTCCGGCCTGGACATCGACGCGCTGCGCATCGTGGCCGACGGCGTCAACAACATGCGTGGCCCGGAGCGCGGTTTCCTGGTCATCACCCACTATCAGCGGCTGCTGAACTACATCGTGCCGGACGTGGTGCACGTGCTGGTGGACGGCCGCATCGTGCAGACCGGTGACAAGACCCTGGCCGAGGAGCTCGAGCGCAAGGGCTACGAGGGCTACGAAGAGGCCGCGGCCTGA
- the edd gene encoding phosphogluconate dehydratase: MPPCHPVVARVTERIEARSRPGREDYLRRLQAAADEGPVRRGLSCTNLAHAFAAAPEADKEALKALQRPNVAIVSAYNDMLSAHQPLERFPALLKQAVREAGGTAQFAGGVPAMCDGVTQGQPGMELSLFSRDVIAMATAVALSHNVFDAGLCLGVCDKIVPGLLIGALHFGHLPFIFVPGGPMTSGLPNEEKARIRAEFAEGRVGRDALLESEAKSYHGPGTCTFYGTANSNQMMMEVMGLHLPGAAFVNPNTPLRDALTIAAGHRVMALTARGETYTPVGRVVDERALVNAIVGLLATGGSTNHTIHLVAIARAAGIQVTWDDFHELSSVVPLLTRIYPSGKADVNHFHAAGGMGFLVRELLDAGLLHEDVLTVAGEGLRRYAEEPWLHDGGVAWRAAPAASADPEVLRPVSEPFSADGGLRVLDGNLGRAVIKVSAVKPEHRVVEAPARVFEDQQQVLDAFRAGELDGDMVAVVRFQGPRANGMPELHKLTPELGVLLGRGHKVALVTDGRMSGASGKVPAAIHVTPECLAGGPLGRVRDGDIIRVDAERGRLEALVPEAEWQAREGVAASAVSQHGMGRELFGLFRAAATGAEDGARSFGLDADSLRTALDHERVG, translated from the coding sequence ATGCCCCCCTGCCATCCCGTCGTTGCCCGTGTCACGGAGCGCATCGAGGCGCGCAGCCGCCCCGGGCGAGAGGACTACCTCCGCCGGCTGCAGGCGGCCGCAGACGAGGGCCCGGTCCGGCGCGGCCTGTCCTGCACCAACCTGGCGCACGCCTTCGCCGCGGCGCCGGAGGCCGACAAGGAAGCGCTGAAGGCGCTGCAGCGCCCCAATGTCGCCATCGTCTCCGCCTACAATGACATGCTCTCGGCCCATCAACCGCTGGAGCGCTTCCCGGCGCTGCTCAAGCAGGCCGTGCGTGAGGCGGGCGGCACCGCGCAGTTCGCCGGCGGTGTGCCGGCCATGTGCGACGGCGTCACCCAGGGGCAGCCGGGCATGGAGCTGTCGCTTTTCAGCCGCGACGTCATCGCCATGGCCACGGCCGTGGCGCTGTCCCACAACGTCTTCGATGCCGGGCTCTGCCTTGGCGTCTGCGACAAGATCGTGCCGGGTCTGCTCATCGGGGCGCTGCACTTCGGCCACCTGCCGTTCATCTTCGTCCCCGGCGGCCCCATGACCTCCGGGCTGCCCAACGAGGAGAAGGCGCGCATCCGTGCCGAGTTCGCCGAGGGCAGGGTGGGGCGCGACGCGCTGCTGGAGTCGGAGGCCAAGTCCTATCACGGCCCCGGCACCTGCACCTTCTACGGCACCGCAAACAGCAACCAGATGATGATGGAGGTGATGGGGCTGCACCTGCCGGGGGCAGCGTTCGTGAACCCCAATACGCCCCTGCGCGATGCCCTGACCATCGCCGCCGGCCATCGGGTGATGGCGCTCACCGCCCGCGGCGAGACCTACACCCCGGTGGGCCGGGTGGTGGACGAGCGGGCGCTGGTCAACGCCATTGTGGGTCTGCTGGCCACCGGCGGCTCCACCAACCACACCATCCATCTCGTCGCCATCGCCCGGGCGGCCGGAATCCAGGTTACCTGGGACGACTTCCACGAGCTCTCGTCGGTGGTGCCGCTGCTTACCCGCATCTACCCCAGCGGCAAGGCCGACGTGAACCACTTCCACGCCGCCGGCGGCATGGGCTTTCTGGTGCGCGAGCTGCTCGACGCGGGCCTGCTGCACGAGGATGTGCTCACCGTCGCCGGCGAGGGGTTGCGCCGCTACGCGGAGGAGCCCTGGCTGCACGACGGCGGTGTTGCCTGGCGCGCCGCGCCGGCCGCCTCGGCTGACCCGGAGGTGCTGCGCCCCGTATCGGAGCCGTTCAGCGCCGACGGCGGCCTGCGGGTCCTCGACGGCAACCTGGGACGGGCGGTGATCAAGGTCTCGGCGGTGAAGCCGGAACACCGGGTGGTGGAGGCGCCGGCCAGGGTGTTCGAGGACCAGCAGCAGGTGCTGGACGCCTTCCGCGCCGGCGAGCTGGACGGCGACATGGTGGCCGTGGTGCGCTTCCAGGGGCCGCGGGCAAACGGCATGCCGGAGCTGCACAAGCTGACCCCGGAGCTCGGCGTGCTGCTTGGCCGGGGACACAAGGTGGCGCTGGTGACCGACGGGCGCATGTCGGGCGCCTCCGGCAAGGTGCCGGCGGCGATCCACGTCACGCCGGAATGTCTCGCGGGCGGACCGCTCGGCAGGGTGCGCGACGGCGACATCATCCGGGTGGATGCCGAGCGGGGTCGGCTCGAGGCGCTGGTGCCCGAGGCCGAGTGGCAGGCCCGCGAGGGCGTCGCCGCCAGCGCGGTGAGCCAGCACGGCATGGGCCGGGAGCTGTTCGGCCTGTTCCGGGCCGCGGCTACCGGGGCCGAGGACGGGGCGCGCAGCTTCGGGCTCGATGCGGACAGCCTGCGCACGGCACTGGACCACGAACGGGTAGGGTAG
- the pgl gene encoding 6-phosphogluconolactonase, whose product MPREPAPLDDAKRFPTAEALADALARRVAEIITYAAGARGRASLIVSGGRTPITLYQRLAGSELPWDRVGISLADERRVPEDDPRSNARLVREHLLQGSAAAARFVPIHRDGADERADEAACAAALGTLPRPFDAVILGMGDDGHTASLFPGAPELPAALDLQREACCQAITAPAEPPERLTLTLATLLDSRWIALHVTGQEKWQTLARALEAGDPMRYPVAALFRQRRVPVHVYWSP is encoded by the coding sequence ATGCCCCGAGAACCCGCCCCCCTCGACGACGCCAAACGCTTCCCCACGGCCGAGGCCCTGGCCGACGCCCTCGCCCGGCGCGTGGCGGAGATCATCACCTACGCCGCGGGCGCCCGCGGCAGGGCGAGCCTGATCGTCTCCGGCGGGCGCACCCCCATCACCCTCTACCAGCGCCTCGCCGGTAGCGAGCTGCCCTGGGACCGGGTCGGCATCAGCCTGGCCGACGAGCGCCGCGTACCGGAAGACGATCCCCGCAGCAATGCCCGGCTGGTGCGCGAGCACCTGCTCCAGGGGTCCGCCGCCGCGGCGCGCTTTGTCCCGATTCACCGTGACGGCGCTGACGAGCGCGCCGACGAGGCCGCCTGTGCCGCCGCCCTCGGCACCCTGCCGCGGCCGTTTGACGCGGTGATCCTCGGCATGGGGGACGACGGCCACACCGCTTCGCTCTTCCCCGGCGCTCCGGAGCTGCCGGCGGCCCTGGACCTGCAGCGCGAGGCCTGCTGCCAGGCAATCACCGCACCGGCGGAGCCACCGGAGCGGCTGACGCTCACCCTGGCCACGCTGCTCGACAGCCGCTGGATCGCCCTGCACGTGACCGGCCAGGAGAAGTGGCAGACCCTCGCCCGGGCGCTCGAGGCCGGTGACCCGATGCGCTACCCCGTGGCCGCGCTGTTCCGCCAGCGGCGAGTGCCGGTGCATGTCTACTGGTCGCCCTGA
- a CDS encoding NAD(P)H-quinone oxidoreductase, whose product MEAWTITEHGGPEVLSRVQRPTPEPGGDEVRVAVRAVGINRADLLQRLGHYPAPPGAPPDVPGLEFAGEVDAVGPRVTRWQPGDRVMGITGGGAYAEAVCVHEGELLAVPDGLDWPQAAAFPEAFLTAWQGLVTVGGLAAGDRCLIRGASSGIGIAAVQLAAALGAEPIGSSRSDERLARLRALGLAHALPGSEGVDREALKAVAPGGVALVLELVAGERFDESLAALAPEGTLVLVGLMAGMEARLPLARVLMRRLQIRSFTLRSLPLEGRLRLAREARRHLLPLLAAGRLQPVVDTVLPFAEAPEAHRRMAAGGHFGKIVLSH is encoded by the coding sequence ATGGAGGCCTGGACCATCACCGAGCACGGCGGCCCCGAGGTGCTCAGCCGCGTGCAGCGGCCGACCCCGGAGCCCGGTGGCGACGAGGTACGCGTCGCCGTGCGCGCGGTGGGTATCAACCGCGCGGACCTCCTGCAGCGGCTTGGCCATTATCCGGCACCGCCCGGCGCGCCGCCGGACGTGCCGGGTCTCGAGTTCGCCGGCGAGGTGGACGCGGTCGGACCCCGCGTCACGCGCTGGCAGCCCGGCGACCGGGTTATGGGCATCACAGGCGGCGGCGCATACGCCGAGGCGGTGTGTGTGCACGAGGGTGAGCTCCTGGCCGTACCCGACGGTCTGGACTGGCCGCAGGCGGCCGCCTTCCCGGAGGCATTTCTCACCGCCTGGCAGGGCCTGGTCACCGTCGGTGGCCTTGCGGCGGGGGATCGCTGCCTCATTCGAGGGGCGAGCTCCGGCATAGGCATCGCCGCAGTGCAGCTTGCGGCGGCGCTGGGGGCCGAGCCCATCGGATCGAGCCGCAGCGACGAACGCCTGGCGCGGCTGCGGGCTCTCGGGCTGGCGCATGCGCTGCCGGGGTCGGAAGGCGTCGATCGGGAGGCCCTGAAGGCAGTGGCCCCCGGCGGCGTCGCGCTGGTGCTGGAGCTGGTGGCCGGCGAGCGCTTCGACGAAAGCCTGGCGGCGCTGGCTCCCGAGGGCACGCTGGTGCTGGTGGGGCTGATGGCCGGCATGGAGGCGCGGCTGCCGCTGGCGCGGGTGCTCATGCGCCGGCTGCAGATCCGCAGCTTCACGCTGCGCAGCCTGCCGCTGGAGGGCCGCCTGCGCCTGGCCCGGGAGGCCCGGCGCCATCTGCTGCCGCTGCTCGCGGCGGGCCGCCTGCAGCCGGTGGTGGATACCGTCCTCCCGTTCGCCGAGGCCCCGGAGGCCCATCGCCGCATGGCCGCCGGCGGGCACTTCGGCAAGATCGTGCTGAGTCACTAA
- the glk gene encoding glucokinase, producing MSTGRPDTPHLIADIGGTHARFALVRPGRGTPEAVRNLPAADYPDFTAAARAYLKAVGVPAPASGLCAIATPVLGDELAMTNLGWRFSVRASREALGLERLEFLNDWAAQALAVPHLSADQWQTVAPGEPRAGFPMAVLGPGTGLGAAVLVPCARGWHAVAGEGGHVSFSPMTEREAALAAVIRAEHGHCSAERVASGLGLEAVHRALTQLDGADPEALAAADIAERARAGDARARETVDIFTAALATTAGNLALSVGALGGVALGGGLLPRLGTLFDAAAFRRRFTDKGRFSGYLAQIPVRLMRAEAPALIGLAAEVAARSQEEEHPA from the coding sequence ATGTCTACTGGTCGCCCTGATACCCCGCACCTGATCGCCGACATCGGTGGCACCCACGCGCGCTTCGCCCTGGTGCGGCCGGGACGCGGCACCCCGGAGGCGGTGCGCAACCTGCCGGCGGCGGACTACCCGGACTTCACCGCCGCGGCCCGGGCCTATCTGAAGGCCGTCGGCGTCCCCGCCCCGGCGTCCGGGCTCTGCGCCATCGCCACGCCCGTGCTCGGCGACGAGCTCGCCATGACCAACCTCGGCTGGCGCTTCTCGGTGCGTGCCAGCCGCGAGGCGCTGGGCCTCGAGCGCCTCGAGTTCCTCAACGACTGGGCGGCCCAGGCACTGGCGGTGCCGCACCTGTCCGCGGACCAGTGGCAGACCGTAGCCCCGGGCGAACCGCGGGCGGGCTTCCCCATGGCCGTACTCGGCCCCGGCACCGGGCTCGGTGCCGCGGTGCTGGTGCCCTGCGCGCGCGGCTGGCACGCCGTGGCCGGCGAGGGCGGGCACGTCAGCTTCAGCCCGATGACGGAGCGGGAGGCGGCCCTCGCCGCCGTGATCCGGGCCGAGCACGGGCACTGCAGCGCCGAGCGCGTCGCCTCCGGTCTGGGCCTGGAAGCCGTCCACCGGGCGCTGACGCAGCTGGACGGCGCGGACCCCGAGGCCCTCGCTGCCGCCGACATTGCCGAGCGGGCGCGCGCCGGGGATGCCCGTGCCCGCGAAACCGTCGACATCTTCACCGCGGCCCTCGCCACCACCGCCGGCAATCTGGCACTGAGCGTCGGCGCCCTCGGTGGCGTCGCCCTCGGCGGCGGCCTGCTGCCGCGCCTCGGCACGCTGTTCGATGCCGCGGCCTTCCGCCGCCGGTTCACGGACAAGGGGCGCTTCAGCGGCTATCTCGCGCAGATTCCGGTGCGGCTGATGCGTGCCGAGGCGCCGGCGCTGATCGGGCTGGCCGCCGAGGTGGCGGCGCGCTCGCAGGAGGAGGAGCATCCGGCATGA